The following are encoded together in the Ovis canadensis isolate MfBH-ARS-UI-01 breed Bighorn chromosome 2, ARS-UI_OviCan_v2, whole genome shotgun sequence genome:
- the LAPTM5 gene encoding lysosomal-associated transmembrane protein 5 — MAPRAAAIRQTCCCFNVRIATTALAIYHVIMSVLLFIEHSVEVAHGKSSCKFSKTGYLRIAELVSSFLLITMLFIISLSLLVGVVKNREKYLLPFLSLQIMDFLLCLLTLLGSYIELPAYLKFASRSGRRVNPSKVPLMTLQLLDFCLSILTLCSSYMEVPTYLNFKSMNHMNYLPSQDGMTHNQFIKVMIIFSIAFITVLILKVYMFKCVWRCYRLMKCTNSAEERSGSKMLQKVVLPSYEEAVSLPYKVPEGGPAPPPYSEV, encoded by the exons ATGGCCCCCCGCGCGGCCGCCATCCGCCAGACCTGCTGCTGCTTCAACGTGCGCATTGCCACCACCGCCCTGGCCATCTACCATGTG ATCATGAGTGTGTTGCTGTTCATTGAGCACTCAGTGGAGGTGGCCCACGGCAAGTCCTCCTGCAAGTTCTCGAAGACGGGCTACCTCAGGATCG CCGAACTGGTCTCCAGCTTCCTGCTTATCACCATGCTCTTCATCATCAGCTTGAGCCTGCTGGTTGGCGTGGTCAAG AACCGGGAGAAGTACCTGCTGCCCTTCCTGTCTCTGCAAATCATGGActtcctcctgtgcctgctcaccCTGCTGGGCTCTTACATCGAACTGCCTGCCTACCTCAAGTTCGCCTCCCGGAGCGGCAGGCGGGTG AACCCCTCCAAGGTCCCACTGATGACCCTGCAGCTGCTGGACTTCTGCCTGAGCATCCTGACCCTCTGCAGCTCCTACATGGAGGTGCCCACCTATCTCAACTTCAAGTCCATGAACCACATG AATTACCTCCCCAGCCAGGACGGTATGACTCATAACCAGTTCATCAAGGTGATGATCATTTTCTCCATTGCCTTCATCACTGTCCTCATCCTGAAG GTCTACATGTTCAAGTGTGTGTGGAGATGCTACAGACTGATGAAGTGCACGAACTCGGCTGAGGAGAGGAGTGGCTCCAAGATGCTACAGAAG gtGGTCCTGCCATCTTATGAGGAAGCCGTGTCTCTGCCATACAAGGTTCCGGAGGGGGGCCCAGCACCACCCCCGTACTCAGAGGTGTGA